A portion of the Candidatus Methanoperedens sp. genome contains these proteins:
- the mqnB gene encoding futalosine hydrolase: protein MANIGLITPTPLESEDLRCQIDPSPYEEQGIITKGYLHGNHVIFSHCGVGKVNAAHTTTLILENNEIDFLVLFGIAGAYPDADAAIGDVVVAQSENYGEEGVMTGDGWKPMDFTGFTLVKNKIGYFNTFPMDRKLSQLAINASKDAGLNTHAGHFITVSQCSGTRISGDIMQKRFNGLCENMEGAAVAHICSMYAVPVIEVRGISNIIEDRDMKKWNIPLAVSNCNKAVSELIRKME from the coding sequence ATGGCAAACATCGGGCTTATCACACCTACTCCTTTAGAATCAGAAGATTTGAGATGCCAGATCGACCCCTCGCCTTATGAAGAACAGGGGATTATTACGAAGGGTTATTTACATGGGAATCATGTTATTTTTTCCCATTGCGGCGTAGGCAAGGTGAACGCGGCGCACACTACAACCCTTATTCTTGAAAACAACGAAATAGATTTCCTGGTACTTTTCGGTATTGCTGGCGCGTATCCGGATGCGGATGCAGCTATCGGGGATGTTGTGGTCGCACAGAGTGAGAATTACGGGGAAGAAGGAGTAATGACCGGCGATGGATGGAAGCCTATGGATTTCACAGGTTTTACGCTTGTGAAAAATAAGATCGGATATTTCAATACTTTCCCGATGGACCGGAAATTATCGCAGCTTGCAATAAATGCTTCAAAAGATGCAGGATTAAACACGCATGCAGGTCATTTCATAACAGTATCGCAGTGTTCCGGAACACGCATTAGCGGTGATATCATGCAAAAGCGTTTTAATGGCTTATGTGAAAACATGGAAGGGGCCGCAGTTGCTCATATTTGTTCCATGTACGCTGTCCCGGTGATCGAGGTCAGGGGAATAAGCAATATTATTGAGGACAGGGATATGAAAAAATGGAACATTCCTCTTGCGGTATCGAATTGTAATAAGGCAGTCAGTGAACTGATCAGGAAGATGGAATGA
- a CDS encoding MinD/ParA family protein, producing the protein MWISFHSYKGGTGKTNISGNLACYLVSKGYKVGLVDTDFSGPGIHALFSLKTNKTLVDYVQNKAALEEIIHKRDEGELYIIPSYATEEDIVSFSKDPAQAKEKLQVLLRDFQTMYNPDHIIFDCSPGLNRSSLLIMGTTEISIVVCTLDKQDIRGTYVISGVAQRLKSRPHILFNKLPKNKYEASKKTLEELSRKLGLEPIGVILYDEAIAGAWSRKIMVHAYPNSEYSKQIAQLWERINQSTGSP; encoded by the coding sequence ATGTGGATAAGCTTTCATTCTTATAAAGGCGGGACAGGCAAGACGAATATATCAGGGAACCTTGCCTGCTATCTTGTCAGCAAGGGTTATAAAGTCGGACTGGTAGATACTGATTTTTCAGGCCCTGGCATTCATGCGCTTTTTAGCCTGAAGACCAATAAGACATTAGTAGATTACGTCCAGAACAAGGCAGCACTTGAAGAGATCATACATAAGAGAGATGAGGGAGAGCTTTATATCATTCCATCGTATGCAACTGAGGAAGATATTGTGAGTTTCTCAAAAGACCCTGCCCAGGCAAAAGAAAAGCTTCAGGTGTTACTGCGGGATTTCCAGACCATGTATAATCCCGACCATATAATATTTGATTGCAGTCCGGGACTTAACAGGTCAAGCCTCCTTATCATGGGTACGACTGAAATCAGCATCGTAGTATGTACACTGGACAAACAGGATATCCGGGGAACCTATGTTATTTCCGGTGTGGCCCAGCGTTTGAAATCCAGGCCACATATCCTTTTCAACAAGCTTCCTAAAAATAAATATGAGGCTTCAAAAAAAACACTTGAAGAACTGAGCCGGAAATTAGGTCTTGAACCTATAGGCGTTATCCTGTATGATGAAGCAATTGCAGGCGCCTGGTCAAGAAAGATCATGGTACATGCATATCCCAATTCGGAATACAGTAAACAGATAGCACAACTCTGGGAACGGATCAATCAATCAACCGGTTCCCCGTAA
- the endA gene encoding tRNA-intron lyase yields the protein MTLKGKLTGDNVLLEKNAIEELHNKSYYGRPKGDNLEVSLTETAFLIYMGKIKVEFGGKEIGFEDFFLKASSLLKNFELFYIVYKDMRERGYYVQPGVTGFRVYPRGGHPGKTPAEFFIFVTSERIPLLLSQLRTHLETVENLKKRLVLAIVDEESDITYYEVKKTALTGTYELRLGKKLSTAILLEDRVMVWNPDASLALQKNGFFGKPMDEGHLQLSLIESCYLLKKGILDIENKNKEVLDFDSFSKSASDIESNFMVKYSVYEKLRNDGLFPKTGFKFGTHFRVYKKIDDMTKLPHSDYLVHAIEEDHIFSLQQLSRAVRLANSVRKEMIFGTVDSHVDFFMIGRMRL from the coding sequence ATGACACTCAAAGGAAAATTAACTGGAGATAATGTATTACTTGAAAAAAATGCAATTGAAGAATTGCATAATAAGAGTTATTATGGGCGGCCTAAAGGTGACAACCTCGAAGTTTCTCTTACAGAAACCGCCTTTCTCATTTATATGGGAAAAATAAAAGTTGAATTTGGGGGAAAAGAAATTGGTTTTGAGGATTTTTTCCTGAAAGCATCCTCACTACTAAAAAATTTTGAATTATTTTATATCGTTTATAAAGATATGAGGGAACGCGGATATTATGTCCAGCCAGGGGTAACTGGCTTTCGTGTTTATCCACGTGGCGGACACCCCGGAAAAACACCTGCTGAGTTTTTCATATTTGTAACATCAGAAAGGATACCTTTATTACTATCCCAGTTAAGGACCCATCTGGAGACAGTCGAGAACCTTAAAAAACGCCTGGTTCTTGCTATAGTTGACGAAGAAAGTGATATTACATATTACGAAGTGAAAAAAACAGCTCTAACAGGCACTTATGAATTAAGATTGGGCAAAAAGTTATCAACTGCGATCCTGCTTGAAGACAGGGTGATGGTCTGGAACCCCGATGCTTCTTTAGCACTTCAAAAAAATGGTTTTTTTGGTAAACCTATGGATGAAGGCCACCTGCAACTATCACTTATTGAGTCATGTTATCTTTTAAAAAAAGGGATACTGGACATTGAGAACAAGAATAAGGAAGTGCTTGATTTTGATAGTTTTTCAAAATCAGCTTCCGATATAGAATCAAATTTCATGGTAAAATATTCTGTGTATGAAAAACTAAGGAATGACGGGCTCTTTCCGAAGACAGGATTCAAATTCGGAACACACTTTCGGGTCTATAAGAAAATTGATGATATGACAAAACTGCCCCATTCAGATTATCTTGTTCATGCAATTGAAGAGGATCATATTTTTTCTCTGCAGCAGCTTTCACGCGCAGTGCGCCTGGCCAACAGCGTAAGAAAAGAAATGATATTTGGTACAGTCGATTCGCATGTTGATTTTTTTATGATAGGGCGGATGCGACTGTAA
- a CDS encoding F420-dependent methylenetetrahydromethanopterin dehydrogenase, producing the protein MVVKVGFIKLGNLGTSQVIDLLLDEIAAREGIAVRVFGTGAKMGKDEAAETASFKNWGPNFVVMISPNSSAPGPTAARDVWKDTPTIVVSDGPTKKEDREKLEQAGFGYMILPVDPLIGAKREFLDPTEMVIFNTDAAKVLSVCGAIRLVQTEIDKVIDQVAAGTKPLVLPKILAKPEKCVESAGFNNPYAKAKALAALHIATKVAEIDFPACFVLKEVDQIATAAAAGHEAMRAAARLADEAREMEKANDSVLRKPHAKDGRLLTKTKLLEKPQ; encoded by the coding sequence ATGGTCGTTAAAGTAGGTTTTATTAAACTTGGAAATCTTGGAACCTCACAGGTAATAGATCTATTACTTGATGAGATCGCAGCGAGAGAGGGAATAGCAGTCCGTGTATTCGGAACAGGGGCAAAGATGGGGAAGGATGAAGCCGCAGAAACAGCATCCTTCAAGAATTGGGGGCCGAATTTTGTTGTTATGATCAGTCCCAACTCAAGTGCACCTGGCCCAACAGCAGCACGTGATGTCTGGAAAGATACACCCACAATAGTAGTATCCGACGGGCCCACAAAGAAAGAGGACAGGGAAAAACTGGAGCAGGCAGGCTTTGGCTACATGATCCTTCCGGTTGACCCGTTGATCGGTGCAAAAAGGGAATTCCTTGACCCGACAGAGATGGTTATTTTCAACACCGATGCTGCAAAGGTATTGTCCGTATGCGGCGCAATAAGGCTGGTCCAGACAGAGATCGACAAAGTCATAGACCAGGTGGCAGCAGGCACAAAACCACTTGTGCTCCCAAAGATACTTGCAAAACCAGAGAAATGTGTGGAAAGCGCGGGATTCAATAACCCCTACGCAAAGGCAAAAGCCCTTGCAGCCCTGCACATAGCTACCAAGGTCGCAGAGATCGACTTCCCGGCATGCTTTGTTTTAAAAGAGGTAGACCAGATAGCTACAGCAGCAGCAGCAGGCCATGAAGCCATGCGCGCAGCAGCAAGACTTGCTGATGAAGCCCGCGAAATGGAAAAAGCAAATGACTCAGTGCTCAGGAAGCCCCATGCCAAGGACGGCAGATTGCTGACCAAGACAAAACTCCTGGAGAAACCCCAGTAA
- a CDS encoding molybdopterin biosynthesis protein: MPVRKEFRKLVTRDEARQIINSLDIKPQIFEVNIEDASGHILAMDVISQVDVPPFTRASMDGYAVYASDTYTAREDRPVRLKIIGSIPAGIDPGIFLQKGEAAEIATGAVMPEGADSVVMVEYTHFDKDIFIHRPVSINENVMQAGSDIMAGERILKKGTCLGAREIGVLCAIGKQKISIFGLTVGIISTGNELKAPGCSLNSGEIYDVNSFSLSCAVSECGGTPIRYCNVKDDETKIKKALNELSKNCDLIITSGSTSAGSGDIMYRIIEENGIVLAHGIDIKPGKPAIIGKIFGKPVFGLPGYPASSLTIFNEFVAPLIRKMTGKTSINNKIHARAAIRIRSEGRSQLLPVGLIRGIAYPIEKGSGAITTLSEADGFIEIPSTVEIIEAGDNVEVTLYGEPENPDIFFVGSHCLGLDILADITGLKMRIINVGSSGGINAVKNGIADIAGVHLLDESGAYNIPFLERIGLFDVVLVKGYLREQGLIIRKDSKIKEFEDLINARFINRNTGSGTRVMTDLRLKEVARQRGISFEELANSIKGYHTEAKTHSAVAAAVKLGKADVGVGIRTVAEMNGLKFIKIADEEYDFVIPKRIMEYHEIKKFLKGLRSQELIDNLPSGLKAYERTGEVVQVVEQIIK, from the coding sequence ATGCCTGTGAGAAAAGAATTCAGGAAACTTGTAACCCGTGATGAAGCAAGGCAGATCATCAACAGCCTTGATATTAAACCTCAGATATTCGAAGTAAACATAGAAGATGCTTCAGGACATATCCTTGCAATGGATGTTATTTCGCAGGTGGATGTTCCTCCTTTTACCAGGGCATCGATGGATGGTTATGCAGTTTATGCTTCTGACACTTATACTGCGCGTGAGGACAGGCCGGTCCGGCTTAAAATTATTGGATCTATCCCGGCGGGAATCGATCCTGGTATTTTTCTTCAAAAGGGAGAGGCTGCTGAGATCGCAACCGGTGCGGTAATGCCGGAAGGGGCTGATTCCGTCGTCATGGTTGAATATACGCATTTTGATAAAGATATTTTCATCCACCGTCCTGTCTCCATTAATGAAAATGTCATGCAGGCAGGCTCGGATATAATGGCCGGAGAGCGGATTTTAAAAAAGGGAACCTGCCTCGGTGCACGGGAAATAGGTGTTCTTTGTGCGATCGGTAAACAAAAAATAAGCATCTTCGGGCTTACAGTCGGAATAATCTCAACAGGAAATGAGCTGAAAGCACCGGGCTGCTCACTCAACTCAGGTGAGATATATGATGTAAATTCTTTTTCACTCTCATGCGCGGTCAGTGAGTGCGGGGGCACACCTATCCGTTACTGTAATGTAAAGGATGATGAGACAAAGATCAAAAAAGCATTAAATGAACTCTCAAAAAACTGTGATCTTATTATCACGTCGGGAAGCACATCAGCAGGTTCTGGCGACATAATGTACAGGATAATTGAAGAAAACGGCATAGTCCTTGCCCATGGGATCGATATAAAACCCGGAAAACCCGCAATTATCGGGAAGATCTTTGGAAAACCTGTTTTTGGGCTACCTGGATATCCTGCTTCATCCCTTACGATTTTCAATGAATTTGTGGCACCACTGATCAGGAAAATGACCGGAAAAACAAGCATAAATAATAAAATACATGCAAGAGCGGCTATCAGGATACGTTCCGAGGGCAGAAGCCAGCTTCTTCCTGTAGGTCTTATAAGGGGCATCGCCTATCCTATAGAAAAAGGGTCGGGAGCTATTACAACGCTTTCTGAGGCCGATGGTTTTATAGAGATCCCGTCAACAGTTGAGATAATAGAAGCAGGTGATAATGTTGAAGTCACATTGTATGGTGAACCTGAAAACCCTGATATATTCTTTGTTGGCAGCCACTGTCTTGGCCTTGATATACTCGCGGACATAACCGGGCTTAAAATGCGGATAATAAATGTGGGTTCATCCGGCGGAATAAATGCTGTCAAAAACGGTATTGCCGATATAGCCGGAGTGCATCTCCTTGATGAATCCGGTGCCTATAACATTCCTTTTCTTGAAAGGATCGGGCTTTTTGATGTTGTTCTTGTTAAAGGATACCTGAGGGAACAGGGCCTGATAATACGAAAGGACAGCAAAATAAAGGAGTTTGAGGATTTGATCAATGCCAGGTTCATTAACAGGAATACAGGTTCGGGAACAAGAGTCATGACCGATCTCAGGCTAAAGGAAGTCGCAAGGCAGCGTGGAATATCTTTCGAAGAACTCGCTAATTCGATTAAAGGTTATCATACTGAAGCAAAAACCCACAGTGCGGTCGCTGCTGCGGTAAAACTGGGTAAAGCCGATGTCGGGGTAGGAATTCGTACAGTTGCAGAAATGAATGGTTTGAAATTCATAAAAATAGCTGATGAGGAATATGATTTTGTGATTCCAAAAAGGATTATGGAATATCATGAGATTAAGAAATTCCTGAAAGGGCTAAGATCGCAAGAGCTCATTGATAATTTACCTTCGGGGCTAAAGGCATACGAAAGAACAGGGGAAGTAGTACAAGTGGTAGAACAAATTATTAAATAA
- a CDS encoding DUF192 domain-containing protein, producing the protein MLPVLKYDGVMIANNIEFARTMAKQAIGLMFRRSILPDYSMIFILKKPSGVNVHMFFVFFPIDVIFLNNEKKVMGFSGLKPWVGYKAMKDIKYVLEMKAGTIVKFNLSIGGQMEFDENLNR; encoded by the coding sequence ATGCTTCCCGTATTAAAATATGATGGTGTAATGATAGCGAATAACATTGAGTTTGCACGAACAATGGCAAAACAGGCAATAGGATTGATGTTCAGGAGAAGTATCCTGCCGGATTATTCAATGATATTTATCTTAAAAAAACCATCCGGGGTCAATGTTCATATGTTCTTTGTATTTTTCCCGATCGATGTAATATTCCTGAATAACGAAAAAAAAGTCATGGGATTTTCAGGATTAAAACCCTGGGTTGGATATAAAGCAATGAAGGACATCAAGTATGTTCTTGAAATGAAAGCAGGAACAATCGTAAAGTTCAATCTGTCTATAGGCGGACAAATGGAATTTGATGAGAATTTAAATAGATAG
- the yciH gene encoding stress response translation initiation inhibitor YciH, producing MSSEMCAVCGLPKELCICEEVAKEQQRIVIKVDTRKYKKEVTVIDGLNPSEINLQELTSYLKSKFACGGTIKDNVIELQGNHKSRMKEVLIKKGFLPEQIKI from the coding sequence ATGAGTTCAGAAATGTGTGCTGTATGCGGTTTGCCAAAAGAGCTTTGCATCTGCGAAGAAGTAGCAAAAGAACAACAGAGAATAGTAATTAAGGTAGATACACGAAAATATAAAAAAGAAGTAACTGTGATCGATGGTCTTAATCCAAGCGAGATTAATTTGCAGGAATTAACATCTTATCTCAAATCAAAATTCGCATGCGGTGGTACTATAAAAGATAATGTTATCGAACTTCAGGGAAATCATAAAAGCAGAATGAAAGAAGTTCTTATTAAGAAAGGATTTTTGCCGGAACAGATCAAAATATAA
- a CDS encoding MBL fold metallo-hydrolase has product MSSVTFLGTGGGRMVVLNQLRKSGGFWLKLDDLNILHDPGPGSLVMMHQLGLKPRELDAIILSHRHIDHSCDVNVLTEAMTGGGFTPRGRLIAPSDCFNTDPVILQYVRPFVEINEIKKGMEITIKDIKMKFPVENMHPVETYGVIYTFRSGRLGYIPDTEYFPGLADAYEGIDYLILNVVRMKTDKRIRHLNIDEASELINRIRPKKAILTHFGLQVLKSSPEHQAKLISEKTGVNVIAARDGMTVNFKNGNIKKWF; this is encoded by the coding sequence ATGTCAAGTGTAACCTTTCTCGGAACTGGCGGCGGAAGGATGGTCGTTCTTAACCAGTTGCGAAAAAGCGGCGGGTTCTGGTTAAAACTTGATGACCTGAATATCCTCCATGATCCGGGTCCTGGTTCCCTTGTAATGATGCACCAGCTTGGCCTTAAACCAAGAGAACTTGATGCTATTATTTTATCCCACAGGCATATAGATCATTCATGTGATGTAAATGTACTAACGGAAGCAATGACAGGTGGAGGATTTACTCCAAGAGGGCGCTTGATCGCACCTTCTGATTGCTTTAATACTGACCCTGTTATACTCCAATATGTGAGGCCTTTTGTTGAAATAAATGAAATTAAAAAAGGAATGGAGATAACTATTAAGGATATCAAAATGAAGTTCCCTGTTGAAAATATGCATCCTGTGGAGACTTACGGCGTCATTTATACCTTCAGGTCCGGGCGCCTTGGATATATTCCTGATACTGAATATTTTCCAGGACTTGCAGATGCTTATGAGGGTATTGATTACCTGATACTTAATGTTGTGCGGATGAAGACCGATAAAAGGATCCGTCACCTGAACATAGATGAGGCATCAGAGTTGATCAACAGGATAAGACCGAAAAAGGCCATACTGACACATTTCGGTTTACAGGTATTGAAATCATCCCCGGAGCACCAGGCAAAGCTCATATCAGAAAAAACCGGTGTGAATGTCATTGCTGCCCGGGATGGCATGACAGTGAATTTTAAGAACGGGAATATAAAGAAATGGTTTTAG